The nucleotide sequence ACCCCCGCTGATGCATTCTGGAAAAGAAAGGGGGCAAGGAAATTGTTTAGGTCAGTAATATAGTAATATAATATAACTCATTTTGCTaggtaaaatgtatttattttatttttagcctCACTTCTTTGATGCTCTTCATCCAGTTCTGGATGTTTTCGAAGGACTTCTCGTCTGTGATGTCATAGACCAGGATGATGCCCTGGCAGAGGGCGAAAGAGAAGTCAGCTGCTTTATCGCTCGTGGCAATTGCACATGCCTGATCTTACCATGGCTCCTCTGTAATAGGCCGTGGTGATGGTCTTGAACCTCTCTTGGCCTGCCGTGTCCCTGCGTGTTGCAAAACAGAGTGGACAAGAAGCCAGGGCtgcagggtgcatttttaaaaacgTTGGCAGGGAACAAAATGGCTGTCATCGGCTTGCCAAGAAAGTGTGCAGACGCAAACAATGAATCTGACTTGAAGTGACAGCAAAGAGGGCTCAAGGCGGGATTGGAAATAATGACATGATTAAGCTAAGTGGAACCACTGACCAAATGAGTCTTGCTCAGGGTGCCGTTTAAGATTAGAATGTCACAAAATTGAAAGTCCTTAGCTAAGTTGATCTTTTCCGATTCATCTTACAAGTGCTTAAAACGTCAAGTGACGCACatttcaaaagccagcatcatCTCTTACCATACTTGCAGTTTCACTTTCTTCCCGTCCACTTCAATAGTTTTAACTTTAAAGTCGATGCCTGAGAAGAAGGGGTAAACAATCAGTTAAATACCTCAGAGTTGTGTCCACCCACTCATGGTGTGGCATAATATAGGTCACAGTCTGATGGGTGGGGAAAATCATAGCGAAAGATGGTTAGAAAGATAGGAATGGGTGTGGGTGGAAGAATGAgaactgcgtgcgtgcgtgcgtgcgtcataTGGAATTGCGAGAGGAACAAAAAAAGTGCGACAAAGTTGAGATGACGAAAAAATAAAGTGGAAgcagagtgaaaaaaaaagatttttttttccaaacatacCAATGGTTGAGATGTAGGTGGAGTTGAAATTGTCCTCAGCAAAGCGAATGATCAGACATGTTTTGCCAACTCCACTGTCCCCGATGAGCAGCAACTTGAAGAGAAAATCATACTTTTTCGCCATACTTCAGAGACGCTCCTTCAAATCCTTAAAGGTTGACAAAAATCCTTCGTCTTTTCTTTTGCTGCAAAACTTCTCTCCCTTCTTTTTCAAACTTGACACCGGTAAAGTCGGAACCCCCTCAGCGCCCCTCTTCTGTCCCGTTTAGGTTGACCAGCGTTGTTGACCAGTTATTCACATCCGCATACATCACCGCATGAATGTCGTCTCACTTTCTACAAAAGCGATCTTTTCAGTCCGTTTCCAAACATACCAAAGTGtctacgtgtttttttttctgcctcccCCCAACAACAACAGAAAAAGTTGCAGTCGGCCCAGAGCTTACGTAGTGGGAGAGCTTCGTGGGAGTATCTCCCAGACAGGCATTACTGGAAAGCTACACTAGATGGCGTCATTTGATTGCTTTCGAATTTAGGTAGGGCGTAGTGAgcttacaaaaatattttcagaaaTGAGTAGATTGTTCAGAATTTTAATGTTTGTTTGCGAGGCCATACAGCACAGATCTAATTATCTGTATTTTTCACAATAGTTGCTATTTTAAACTATGATAGCGCAATCTCACCGTGGACGTACGTCATTCGATTttctattttctattttattttatattttaaatataaataaaaggtACATATTGTACGTAAGATCGTAGTACAGGaagaaaaaaaccttttttttttttaaataaaagattTGTTTCAAGGTCACGTGACGTGACTGGGAACTTCCTGTCATTGCATCCTCTTCCGGTTAGTCCAAACAAGTCCAGACATGCCCGTAAGTACCGTT is from Syngnathus scovelli strain Florida chromosome 9, RoL_Ssco_1.2, whole genome shotgun sequence and encodes:
- the rab13 gene encoding ras-related protein Rab-13 — protein: MAKKYDFLFKLLLIGDSGVGKTCLIIRFAEDNFNSTYISTIGIDFKVKTIEVDGKKVKLQVWDTAGQERFKTITTAYYRGAMGIILVYDITDEKSFENIQNWMKSIKENASAGVSRMLLGNKCDIEAKRKVTKETGEKLAKDHGIRFFETSAKSSINVEESFLSLARDILQKSSRKPAPTGREVKITSSAQKKTSKCALL